The proteins below are encoded in one region of Helicoverpa zea isolate HzStark_Cry1AcR chromosome 21, ilHelZeax1.1, whole genome shotgun sequence:
- the LOC124640531 gene encoding UDP-glucosyltransferase 2-like translates to MEKLNLIFFSLLLSSCLCDGYRILAVFPTSSVSHSILGDNFVKTLLNAGHEVVYISPYKNVNHPKLEIIDISQNLELFSDKNVDIKECMNGSLDLLDTKVLFEIITTITDVTLANPNVQKLLRDPNQKFDVIVAEYFFNNIYSALSAVYDAPFIWFLTIVPHTLILDQIHGPMNPAYSSDYIEARIAPYSFVERVRGLYFTLSLLYNLHVTFPPVEEAIYHKHIPTILKSLGKPIPDYKVLTYNVSMVLGNSQVAIESAVPLPPNFKHIGGYHIDDDVKPLPENLKKIFDNAKNGVVFFSLGSHLMSKDLPEDMKQGILKVLGGLKQTVIWKFEESLPNTPKNVHIVQWAPQQSILAQPKLVLFVTHGGLLSTTEAVHFGVPLVVIPVFGDQFMNANLVEKKGIAVQVKLSYTMYNELKVAMDTVLGDTKYATNAKALSAAFHDLEMKPKVALNFWVEHVVRTRGAPHLRSVAVDIPLYQRLYLDLLALILLTPVVLLLVLKRFCCKKSDSQKVKRS, encoded by the exons atggaaaagttaaatttaattttctttagttTACTGCTAAGTTCGTGTTTGTGTGATGGATATCGGATCTTGGCAGTGTTTCCGACATCAAGTGTTAGCCACAGTATTCTTGGAGACAATTTTGTGAAAACCCTTCTCAATGCAGGACACGAA GTGGTGTACATATCGccatataaaaatgtaaatcatCCGAAACTGGAGATAATAGATATCTCTCAAAACCTCGAATTATTTTCCG ATAAAAATGTCGACATTAAAGAATGCATGAATGGAAGTCTGGATCTACTAGACACAAAAGTTTTGTTCGAGATAATCACAACCATAACGGATGTGACGCTGGCTAACCCCAATGTCCAGAAGCTATTGAGAGACCCAAACCAAAAGTTCGATGTCATTGTAGCTGAATATTtcttcaataatatttattctgc GTTGTCAGCAGTCTACGATGCCCCATTCATCTGGTTCCTCACCATAGTGCCTCACACTTTGATCCTCGACCAGATCCATGGGCCGATGAACCCAGCCTACAGCAGTGACTACATAGAAGCGAGGATCGCTCCGTACTCCTTTGTGGAAAGAGTTCGTGGACTATATTTTACGTTGAGCTTGCTGTACAATCTACATGT CACCTTCCCACCGGTAGAAGAAGCCATATACCACAAACATATACCTACGATCTTAAAATCATTAGGGAAACCAATTCCTGATTACAAGGTCCTTACATACAACGTGTCCATGGTTCTGGGTAACTCTCAAGTGGCTATAGAAAGTGCAGTTCCTTTGCCTCCGAACTTCAAACATATTGGCGGATATCATATTGATGATGACGTTAAACCGTTGCCTGAg AACTTGAAGAAAATATTCGATAATGCCAAGAACGGTGTTGTATTCTTCAGTTTGGGATCACATTTGATGAGCAAAGACTTACCTGAAGACATGAAACAGGGTATTTTGAAAGTGCTAGGAGGATTGAAACAGACTGTCATTTGGAAATTCGAGGAAAGCTTACCTAACACACCAAAGAATGTTCACATAGTGCAGTGGGCACCACAGCAAAGTATTTtag CTCAACCAAAATTGGTCCTCTTCGTCACACACGGTGGTTTATTGTCCACCACCGAAGCGGTCCATTTTGGAGTACCTCTGGTAGTCATTCCAGTATTTGGAGACCAGTTTATGAACGCAAACCTGGTTGAAAAGAAGGGCATCGCTGTTCAAGTCAAATTGTCGTATACAATGTATAACGAACTGAAGGTTGCTATGGATACAGTTCTAGGTGATACAAA ATACGCCACAAATGCAAAGGCTTTGTCAGCAGCTTTCCATGACTTGGAAATGAAGCCGAAAGTCGCTTTGAACTTCTGGGTGGAGCACGTGGTGCGCACGCGTGGCGCTCCTCACTTGCGCTCCGTCGCGGTCGACATACCTCTCTACCAACGATTGTACCTAGATCTCTTAGCTTTAATCCTTTTAACTCCTGTTGTTCTGTTACTAGTACTTAAGAGATTCTGCTGTAAGAAAAGTGACAGTCAGAAAGTGAAAAgaagttaa